A single genomic interval of Bacillus smithii harbors:
- a CDS encoding MBL fold metallo-hydrolase — MKLTIIGPWGGYPKANEASSGYLLQQSGFNLLIDCGSSVLSFLQNHIEPENLDAVLISHYHADHVADIGVLQHALLIRKYFNKEIKTLPIYGHHESKDYRSLTYKDITKGSVIDENSELSIGPFSVSFLKTRHPVPCYAMKIASDEGTLVYTADSAYQEAFVDFAKDCDLLLCESNLFSGMNGNQAGHMTSTEAGRLAAQSGAKKLVLTHLPQYGSLHQLKEEAESEFNGPVILAEKDLQIMVKK, encoded by the coding sequence ATGAAATTGACGATCATCGGCCCGTGGGGCGGATATCCAAAAGCGAATGAAGCGAGTTCAGGTTATTTATTGCAGCAAAGCGGATTCAATCTTTTAATCGATTGCGGAAGCAGCGTCCTATCTTTTTTACAAAACCATATAGAGCCAGAAAATTTGGATGCCGTGCTGATTTCCCATTATCATGCTGACCATGTAGCGGATATCGGTGTACTGCAGCATGCTTTACTTATTAGGAAATACTTCAATAAAGAAATCAAGACGCTTCCTATCTATGGCCATCATGAAAGTAAAGACTATCGATCATTAACGTATAAAGACATCACAAAAGGTTCGGTGATTGACGAAAACAGTGAACTTTCCATCGGCCCTTTTTCCGTAAGTTTTTTAAAAACACGTCACCCTGTTCCTTGTTATGCGATGAAAATAGCATCAGATGAAGGCACATTGGTTTATACGGCTGATTCCGCTTATCAAGAAGCATTTGTGGACTTTGCGAAAGATTGCGACCTGCTTTTATGTGAAAGTAATTTGTTTAGCGGAATGAACGGAAATCAGGCCGGACATATGACAAGTACTGAAGCAGGAAGGTTGGCAGCACAATCGGGGGCGAAAAAACTAGTGTTGACCCACTTGCCACAGTACGGCAGTTTGCATCAGTTAAAAGAAGAGGCTGAAAGTGAATTTAATGGACCGGTCATATTGGCAGAAAAAGATTTGCAAATAATGGTTAAAAAGTGA
- a CDS encoding NAD(P)/FAD-dependent oxidoreductase produces the protein MTYDCIIIGGGIAGLQAAIQLGRYQHRVLVIDADQGRSVLCRSFHNLLGWPDGVSGRTLRTIGRNQAEKLGIEFRKGWVVDARSESDEFLLFCDDGSSFRAKRLLFATGVMDRLPPFPNIIPCLGISAYICPDCDGFEVKGQRVIVMGSGDAGANLALALTYFTTDIFYVDHEQAGISQRVMEKLRHKNIHYVPVPIKEVLADGSQFKGVHLMNGGWIPAGRCFLGFGGNEVRSALAEKLGVQLHKNRHILTDPRTKMTNVKYVWAAGDVTVHSEQTAIAMGDGIQAAIWIHKSLISNVLENMH, from the coding sequence ATGACTTATGACTGCATTATTATTGGCGGAGGCATTGCTGGTCTGCAGGCGGCCATTCAACTAGGACGCTATCAACATCGTGTGTTGGTCATTGACGCTGATCAAGGCCGCTCCGTATTATGCCGCAGCTTTCATAACCTTTTAGGCTGGCCCGATGGTGTCAGCGGACGGACATTGCGAACCATTGGAAGAAATCAAGCGGAAAAATTAGGAATCGAATTTCGGAAGGGATGGGTAGTCGATGCCCGTTCTGAGTCGGATGAATTTCTGTTGTTTTGTGATGATGGTTCGTCTTTTCGAGCCAAAAGGCTTCTTTTTGCTACCGGTGTCATGGATCGTCTTCCTCCGTTTCCTAATATCATTCCTTGTTTAGGAATCAGCGCTTATATATGCCCGGACTGCGATGGTTTTGAAGTAAAAGGGCAGCGAGTGATTGTGATGGGGTCAGGAGATGCTGGAGCCAACTTAGCGTTGGCGCTTACTTATTTTACCACTGATATTTTCTACGTTGACCATGAACAGGCAGGCATCAGCCAACGTGTGATGGAAAAGCTAAGACATAAGAATATCCATTATGTGCCGGTGCCGATAAAAGAGGTATTGGCCGATGGTTCCCAATTTAAAGGTGTTCATCTTATGAATGGAGGATGGATTCCGGCGGGACGGTGCTTTCTTGGATTCGGCGGAAATGAAGTTCGTTCAGCCTTAGCTGAAAAATTAGGGGTACAACTTCATAAAAATCGGCATATTCTCACTGATCCGCGCACAAAAATGACTAATGTCAAATATGTTTGGGCGGCAGGCGATGTAACGGTTCATTCCGAGCAAACCGCCATTGCGATGGGAGACGGGATCCAAGCAGCCATTTGGATTCATAAAAGCTTGATTTCAAATGTGCTGGAGAATATGCATTAA
- a CDS encoding enoyl-CoA hydratase-related protein: MDFVKYEQEGSIAYITFNRPEESNSLNEEMLKDLEQYLDEIRVRTDISIVVLQGEGEQAFCTGVDWGEEALYSDEQKRKFQNKIREVLLKVEELPQPTIAAINGAAFDEGFDLILACDFRFASRHAEIGFNQKNPGTIPYAGAVRRLPKLIGEGKALELILTTKILNAHDAYAYGLLTRVSPPEKLFERVKDFAEELSIFKADELRKIKAAVKNGGHPNLF; the protein is encoded by the coding sequence ATGGATTTCGTTAAATACGAGCAAGAAGGCTCCATTGCGTACATTACTTTTAATCGTCCTGAAGAATCCAATTCCTTAAATGAAGAGATGTTGAAGGATTTGGAGCAATATTTGGATGAAATTCGTGTGCGTACCGATATTTCCATCGTGGTTTTACAAGGAGAAGGTGAGCAAGCTTTTTGTACAGGAGTCGATTGGGGCGAAGAAGCTCTTTATTCAGATGAACAGAAAAGAAAATTTCAAAATAAAATCCGAGAAGTGCTGTTGAAGGTGGAGGAACTTCCTCAGCCAACTATTGCGGCCATTAACGGAGCGGCTTTTGATGAAGGTTTTGATTTGATTCTCGCATGTGATTTCCGTTTTGCTTCAAGACATGCCGAAATTGGCTTTAATCAAAAGAACCCTGGAACGATTCCTTATGCAGGAGCTGTCCGCAGGCTTCCTAAACTGATTGGGGAAGGCAAGGCTTTAGAACTGATTTTAACAACTAAAATTTTAAATGCCCATGATGCTTATGCATATGGATTATTGACAAGGGTATCACCCCCTGAAAAGCTTTTCGAACGGGTGAAGGACTTCGCAGAAGAACTTTCCATTTTCAAGGCGGACGAGCTTCGGAAAATTAAGGCGGCTGTGAAAAACGGTGGTCACCCGAATCTTTTTTAA
- a CDS encoding M48 family metallopeptidase gives MGELKKWGLWAIAAYLLFGLCIYYYLFVFANSSVPDIYKGTSADPATFLNSRELVLSEEYSKIRDLLFFLSTPYEWLLYLFILIFGVSTVFEKWANQASRFQFVRNAVYLFWLSLLTFVLMFPIRYLSYHFSKTYHISAQEFGGWMKDNVIDFWVNYLIMLVLVTILYGLMKRFPKKWWLASWILFVPFTFFLMYVQPVWIDPLYNHFYPMKDKQLESKILSLADKAHIPANHVYEVDMSEKTHALNAYVTGVGSHSRIVLWDTTLQKLNDNEILFIMAHEMCHYVEKHIYFGIAGYLLLAFVGFWITAKWMARWIDRHGQKLHIQSISQLRTLPLFLLIISILVFASSPISNLASRYEETRADRYAIEMTKNKEAAIESFQELTKSGLSQVNPPLLVKIFRYTHPTMLERIHMVETYPIKQK, from the coding sequence ATGGGAGAGTTGAAAAAATGGGGTCTGTGGGCAATAGCTGCCTATCTATTGTTTGGCTTATGCATATATTATTACTTGTTTGTATTTGCCAACAGCAGTGTACCGGATATATATAAAGGAACGAGCGCCGATCCGGCGACATTTTTAAATTCTCGTGAATTAGTTCTAAGCGAGGAATATTCAAAAATTCGGGATTTGTTGTTCTTTTTGTCCACACCTTATGAATGGCTTCTTTATTTGTTTATTCTCATCTTTGGAGTTTCAACTGTTTTTGAAAAATGGGCCAATCAAGCATCCCGATTTCAGTTCGTTCGGAATGCTGTTTATTTATTCTGGTTATCTCTCCTCACATTTGTATTAATGTTTCCCATTCGATATTTGTCGTATCATTTTTCGAAAACCTATCATATCTCAGCTCAAGAATTCGGCGGATGGATGAAAGACAACGTGATCGATTTTTGGGTCAATTATTTGATCATGTTGGTATTAGTGACGATTTTGTATGGGCTCATGAAGCGGTTTCCCAAAAAATGGTGGCTTGCTTCTTGGATCTTATTTGTTCCGTTTACCTTTTTTTTAATGTACGTACAGCCGGTATGGATTGATCCTTTGTATAACCACTTTTATCCGATGAAAGACAAACAATTGGAATCTAAAATTTTGTCATTGGCTGATAAAGCCCATATTCCGGCGAATCATGTGTATGAAGTGGATATGTCGGAGAAAACTCATGCTTTAAATGCTTATGTGACGGGAGTAGGTTCTCATTCTCGGATTGTTTTATGGGATACGACTCTTCAAAAGCTGAATGACAATGAAATTTTGTTTATCATGGCTCATGAGATGTGCCATTATGTTGAAAAGCATATTTATTTTGGCATTGCCGGCTATTTGCTTCTCGCGTTCGTCGGTTTTTGGATTACAGCCAAATGGATGGCGCGATGGATTGATCGCCATGGCCAAAAGCTCCATATCCAATCGATCTCTCAATTAAGAACATTACCGCTCTTCTTGTTGATTATTTCCATATTGGTGTTTGCATCCAGTCCTATTTCCAATCTGGCTTCCAGGTATGAAGAAACGCGTGCGGACCGCTATGCAATCGAAATGACGAAAAATAAGGAAGCAGCCATAGAATCATTTCAGGAATTGACAAAATCGGGACTGAGCCAAGTGAATCCGCCGCTTCTGGTGAAAATTTTTCGTTATACCCATCCTACGATGCTTGAACGGATTCATATGGTGGAAACTTATCCAATAAAACAGAAATAA